In Nicotiana tabacum cultivar K326 chromosome 17, ASM71507v2, whole genome shotgun sequence, one DNA window encodes the following:
- the LOC107784018 gene encoding exocyst complex component EXO84C: protein MRMESSEEEDDFPCIESVTPQSKIDSIYQSKTEKGIRKICFELLDLKDAVENLCGNTRTKCLAFLRLSEEVVETEHELNELRKHISAQGILVQDLMNGVCRELDEWSRASGDVQEANESLQSSDYGDTLMNAMEDENVLFLENIDVLLAEHKIEEAIEAIDAKERSHPELKSSGDTSSTEPSLFKSALSKRKKMLENQLVEITERPSIGIVELKKALSGLLKLGKGSLAHQLLIKSYRSRLQKSIEAFLPLCPCYPETYSATLSNLVFSTISLTTKESGTMFGDNPVYSNRIIQWAEREIEYFVRLVKEHAPPSDGAPALHAASVCAQASLNHCNALEKQGLKLSKLLLVLLRPYMEEVLELNFIRARKAVLDFASSDEGKPLSPRFASPLSTFATTSDTLLVESGMRFIYVVKEIVEKLTQLVILHFGANILTRISHLFDKYVDALIKGLPGLSEDDNLTELKEPVLFRAETDSEQLALLGTAFTIAEELLPMVVSRIWNVLNESKEVGSENMMPAANNTVELKDWRRQLQHSLDKLRDNFCQQYVVNFIYSRDGDARLDAQIYLSGVREDTIWHTDPLPSLPFQALFGKLQQLATVAGDVLLGREKIQKVLLARLTETVVIWLSDEQEFWSVLEDESAPLQPLGLQQLILDMHFTVEIARFAGYPSRQVHQIASDIIARAVRTFSARGIDPQSALPEDEWFTETAKGAINKLLLGGSGSDTSEIDDEHLIMHDGGMSDSDGSPSSLSSVDSSESFASAQMGDLDSPVYFSDPES from the exons ATGAGGATGGAAAGcagtgaagaagaagatgatttcCCATGTATCGAAAGTGTGACCCCCCAATCCAAGATCGACTCCATTTACCAATCCAAAACTGAAAaa GGAATTAGGAAAATCTGCTTTGAGCTTTTGGATTTGAAGGATGCGGTGGAGAACTTGTGTGGTAATACCCGAACAAAGTGCTTGGCCTTCTTGAG ATTGTCTGAGGAAGTTGTGGAAACAGAACATGAGCTCAATGAGCTTAGAAAGCATATATCAGCCCAGGGGATTCTTGTTCAAGATCTCATGAATGGTGTATGTAGAGAACTGGATGAATGGAGCCGAGCTAGTGGTGATGTCCAAGAAGCTAATGAAAGTCTTCAAAGCTCTGATTATGGTGATACCCTCATGAATGCCATGGAAGATGAAAACGTGTTATTCTTGGAGAATATTGATGTTCTTCTAGCCGAGCACAAGATTGAAGAAGCAATAGAGGCAATAGATGCTAAAGAAAGAAGTCATCCTGAGCTGAAAAGTTCAGGAGACACTTCATCTACTGAACCATCATTATTTAAGTCTGCTTTGTCTAAAAGAAAAAAGATGCTCGAGAATCAGCTGGTTGAGATCACAGAACGACCCTCAATTGGTATTGTCGAACTTAAGAAGGCCTTGTCTGGTTTGCTTAAGCTCGGGAAAGGTTCTTTGGCACATCAGCTACTTATTAAGTCGTACAGATCTCGTCTCCAGAAAAGTATTGAGGCTTTCCTGCCCCTTTGTCCTTGTTATCCCGAGACTTATTCGGCTACATTGTCTAACCTTgtattctctaccatttctttgACTACTAAGGAATCCGGCACGATGTTTGGTGACAATCCTGTTTATAGCAACAGAATTATTCAGTGGGCAGAAAGGGAAATTGAATACTTTGTACGGTTGGTTAAAGAACATGCACCGCCTTCTGATGGAGCTCCTGCTTTACATGCCGCAAGTGTTTGTGCTCAGGCCAGTCTTAATCACTGTAATGCCTTGGAGAAACAGGGCCTTAAACTATCGAAATTACTCTTGGTACTTTTGCGCCCATATATGGAAGAAGTCCTTGAGTTGAACTTCATACGAGCCAGAAAAGCGGTTCTTGATTTTGCTTCAAGTGATGAAGGGAAGCCTTTATCACCTCGCTTTGCATCTCCTTTATCTACATTCGCAACTACATCTGATACTCTGCTTGTTGAAAGTGGAATGAGATTCATATATGTAGTCAAA GAAATAGTGGAGAAGCTCACCCAGTTAGTCATTCTACATTTTGGAGCTAACATATTGACCAGAATTTCACATCTTTTTGACAAGTATGTGGATGCATTGATTAAAGGTCTACCTGGACTCTCTGAGGATGACAATCTCACAGAGCTGAAAGAACCTGTTCTTTTTAGAGCTGAAACAGACTCTGAGCAGCTTGCTCTATTGGGAACTGCATTTACCATTGCTGAGGAACTATTGCCTATGGTTGTATCTAGAATTTGGAATGTTCTAAATGAAAGCAAGGAAGTGGGTTCTGAAAATATGATGCCTGCCGCAAACAATACCGTAGAGCTCAAGGACTGGAGGCGTCAACTTCAGCATTCGCTGGACAAACTTAGAGATAATTTCTGTCAACAATATGTTGTTAATTTCATATACTCAAGAGATGGTGATGCACGATTAGATGCACAGATTTATTTGAGTGGTGTCAGGGAAGATACAATTTGGCACACCGATCCGCTTCCTTCATTGCCATTTCAG GCATTATTTGGTAAGCTGCAGCAATTAGCAACTGTGGCAGGAGATGTTCTTCTAGGAAGAGAGAAGATACAGAAGGTTTTGCTTGCCCGGCTGACTGAGACTGTGGTAATATGGTTGtctgatgaacaagaattttgGAGTGTTCTAGAGGATGAGTCGGCTCCTCTGCAGCCGCTGGGTTTGCAGCAG TTAATTCTTGACATGCACTTCACTGTTGAAATTGCACGATTTGCTGGCTATCCATCCAGGCAAGTGCATCAAATAGCGTCAGACATAATTGCACGTGCAGTCAGGACGTTTTCTGCCAGGGGCATAGATCCACAAAG TGCCCTACCTGAGGACGAATGGTTCACGGAAACTGCAAAAGGAGCGATAAACAAGCTTCTCCTAGGTGGTTCTGGATCAGATACATCGGAGATTGATGATGAACACCTCATTATGCATGATGGAGGGATGTCGGACTCTGATGGATCGCCTTCCTCCCTCTCAAGTGTTGATAGTTCTGAGTCATTCGCTTCTGCACAAATGGGCGATTTGGATAGCCCTGTGTATTTCTCTGATCCTGAGAGTTAA
- the LOC107783298 gene encoding cathepsin B-like protease 3, whose amino-acid sequence MAMNHMSLAALLLLIGASIVVLQVVAEQPISQAKAESAILQDAIIKQVNENEKAGWKAALNPRFSNFTVSQFKRLLGVKPTRKGDLKGIPILTHPKLLELPQEFDARVAWPNCSTIGRILDQGHCGSCWAFGAVESLSDRFCIHYGLNISLSANDLLACCGFLCGDGCDGGYPLQAWKYFVRKGVVTDECDPYFDNEGCSHPGCEPAYPTPKCHRKCVKQNLLWSRSKHFGVNAYMISSDPHSIMTEVYKNGPVEVSFTVYEDFAHYKSGVYKHVTGDIMGGHAVKLIGWGTSEDGEDYWLLANQWNRGWGDDGYFKIRRGTNECEIEDEVVAGLPSARNLNVELDVSDAFLDAAM is encoded by the exons ATGGCGATGAATCACATGTCCTTAGCCGCTCTCTTGCTTTTGATTGGTGCCTCTATCGTTGTTTTGCAG GTTGTTGCAGAACAACCAATATCCCAAGCTAAAGCGGAATCCGCAATCCTTCAG GACGCAATCATTAAACAGgttaatgaaaatgaaaaagctGGATGGAAAGCTGCACTGAACCCTCGATTCTCAAATTTCACG GTTTCCCAGTTTAAGCGCCTTCTTGGAGTTAAGCCCACAAGAAAGGGTGATTTAAAGGGCATTCCTATTTTAACTCATCCAAAACTTTTGGAGTTGCCACAAGAGTTTGACGCACGAGTGGCTTGGCCTAACTGTAGCACTATTGGGAGAATTCTTg ATCAG GGACACTGTGGTTCTTGTTGGGCTTTTGGTGCTGTTGAATCATTGTCCGATCGTTTCTGTATTCATTATGGCTTG AATATCTCTCTGTCAGCAAATGATCTCTTAGCATGCTGTGGCTTTTTATGTGGGGATGGTTGTGATGGTGGATATCCGTTACAAGCTTGGAAGTACTTTGTCCGCAAGGGTGTGGTCACAGATGAG TGTGACCCTTACTTTGATAACGAGGGATGTTCCCACCCTGGATGTGAACCTGCATATCCCACCCCAAAGTGTCACAGGAAGTGCGTTAAACAGAATTTACTCTGGAGTAGGTCCAAGCATTTTGGCGTCAATGCATACATGATCAGCTCCGATCCACACAGTATCATGACAGAAGTGTACAAGAATGGACCAGTTGAGGTCTCTTTTACTGTTTACGAG GATTTCGCTCACTACAAGTCTGGAGTTTACAAGCATGTAACTGGTGATATAATGGGAGGCCATGCTGTTAAACTCATCGGATGGGGAACCTCCGAGGATGGAGAGGACTATTGG CTTCTTGCCAATCAGTGGAACAGAGGCTGGGGTGAT GATGGTTACTTTAAGATCAGAAGAGGAACAAACGAATGTGAAATCGAAGATGAAGTGGTTGCAGGATTGCCTTCAGCCAGAAATCTGAACGTGGAACTTGATGTCTCTGATGCTTTCCTTGACGCCGCAATGTGA